From one Coxiella-like endosymbiont genomic stretch:
- the plsX gene encoding phosphate acyltransferase PlsX gives MVKTIALDTMGGDHGPKVIVPAALSILKKYPHVKLLLVGKEERLSPLITEGSKSVRDRWEIVHATEEVAMDEVPSQALRTKKDSSMRVAINLVKEGRAQACVSAGNTGALMATARYVFKTLPGIDRPAITASFPTKNEQEVRVLDLGANVDSSPENLYQFAVMGSILAAASDSIPNPRVGLLNVGEEEIKGNELVKKANKLFEKSKAINYIGYVEGDSIFDNVADVVVCDGFVGNVVLKATEGVAKLIAQYAREAFKEAWWTKLAVLPAIPIFKRLIKRVDPGRYNGATFLGLNAIVIKSHGSANVNPFISAVKEAILEVNKNIPQLIKEKVSSVLKESET, from the coding sequence GTGGTGAAGACAATAGCACTGGATACTATGGGTGGTGATCACGGTCCCAAAGTTATTGTGCCCGCGGCATTGTCAATTCTTAAGAAATACCCCCATGTCAAACTTCTCTTAGTAGGCAAAGAGGAGCGGCTTAGTCCCTTAATAACAGAGGGTAGTAAATCAGTGAGGGATCGATGGGAAATTGTGCACGCTACTGAGGAGGTAGCAATGGACGAAGTTCCTTCTCAAGCGCTTCGGACGAAGAAAGATTCTTCGATGCGAGTGGCTATAAATTTAGTAAAAGAAGGTCGGGCGCAGGCTTGCGTCAGTGCGGGCAACACCGGTGCTTTGATGGCAACAGCTCGTTATGTTTTCAAAACCTTACCAGGTATTGACCGTCCCGCTATTACTGCTTCGTTTCCCACCAAAAATGAACAGGAAGTTCGGGTTTTGGATTTGGGTGCTAACGTTGATTCCAGCCCTGAAAATTTATACCAATTTGCTGTGATGGGGTCTATTTTAGCAGCGGCTTCTGATAGCATCCCTAACCCCAGAGTGGGATTGCTGAACGTCGGTGAAGAAGAAATTAAAGGGAACGAGCTAGTAAAAAAGGCCAACAAGCTTTTTGAGAAAAGCAAAGCGATTAACTATATTGGGTACGTGGAAGGTGACTCCATCTTTGATAATGTCGCCGATGTGGTTGTCTGTGATGGCTTTGTGGGGAATGTGGTATTAAAAGCTACAGAAGGCGTGGCAAAATTAATTGCGCAATATGCGCGAGAGGCTTTCAAAGAGGCCTGGTGGACTAAATTGGCAGTATTACCCGCTATCCCTATTTTTAAACGCTTAATAAAGAGAGTCGATCCTGGGCGTTATAATGGAGCAACCTTTTTAGGCTTAAATGCGATTGTGATAAAAAGTCACGGTAGTGCCAATGTTAATCCTTTCATTTCGGCTGTGAAAGAAGCCATTCTCGAAGTCAATAAAAATATTCCACAGCTCATTAAAGAAAAAGTGAGCAGTGTGCTTAAGGAGTCTGAGACCTAA
- the acpP gene encoding acyl carrier protein produces MATVEERVKKIIIEQLGVKEEEVTNDASFVDDLGADSLDTVELVMALEEQFDTEIPDEEAEKITTVQQAIDYIKSHSASESTD; encoded by the coding sequence ATGGCAACAGTTGAAGAACGAGTCAAAAAGATTATCATTGAGCAATTAGGAGTAAAGGAAGAAGAAGTCACTAATGATGCTTCATTTGTAGATGATCTCGGTGCCGATTCTTTAGATACGGTTGAGCTGGTGATGGCATTGGAAGAGCAATTCGATACTGAAATCCCCGATGAAGAGGCAGAGAAGATTACGACCGTTCAGCAAGCGATTGATTATATTAAATCACATTCTGCAAGTGAATCTACTGATTAA
- the fabG gene encoding 3-oxoacyl-ACP reductase FabG yields the protein MFIEGKIALITGASRGIGLAIAKEAGLQGAIVLGTATSEESAHKITQILAEKGFKGKGYSLNVCDSEAMRTILANMQENFGSVDILINNAGITRDNIFLRMKPEEWEAVIETNLNGVFHLTKACLKPMLKKRWGRIINIASVVVIMGNPGQANYVAAKSGLIGLTKVIAVEHAAYGITANCIAPGFIETEMTSALSEKQQEAILTRVPMKRMGRPEEIAKAAVYLASEGAGYITGETLHINGGMCMV from the coding sequence ATGTTTATTGAAGGAAAAATTGCGTTAATTACGGGAGCGTCTCGTGGTATTGGATTAGCAATTGCTAAAGAAGCAGGTCTTCAAGGAGCTATTGTTCTTGGAACGGCTACCTCCGAAGAGAGCGCTCATAAAATTACTCAAATCTTGGCCGAGAAAGGTTTTAAAGGAAAAGGTTATTCTTTAAACGTTTGCGACTCAGAAGCTATGAGAACTATTTTGGCTAATATGCAGGAAAACTTCGGTTCGGTAGACATTCTCATTAATAACGCAGGTATTACTCGTGATAACATTTTTCTCCGCATGAAGCCTGAAGAATGGGAAGCCGTTATTGAAACCAATTTGAATGGTGTTTTCCATTTGACTAAGGCGTGTTTGAAGCCAATGCTTAAGAAGCGGTGGGGCCGGATTATCAATATTGCTTCGGTCGTAGTCATTATGGGAAATCCCGGGCAAGCAAATTATGTCGCTGCTAAATCTGGCCTTATAGGTCTTACGAAAGTTATCGCCGTAGAACATGCTGCTTACGGCATTACAGCGAATTGTATCGCTCCTGGCTTTATTGAAACGGAAATGACAAGCGCATTGTCGGAAAAGCAACAAGAAGCTATTTTGACTCGGGTGCCCATGAAACGAATGGGACGTCCCGAAGAAATCGCTAAAGCCGCAGTTTATTTAGCCTCTGAGGGAGCTGGATATATAACCGGGGAGACATTGCATATTAATGGTGGAATGTGTATGGTATAG
- a CDS encoding YceD family protein, protein MGKAREVVVVCFEFGQEKFRLRFIKSGCPEVRRGPYLTFECERCSEAVSYDINVKPCIRPGERDDNSDCPVAGPPRAPRPEPMESLLVTNQRVTLTELIEEELLLSLPMSPKHEQCHTLELERQWQYKKVVKLVQDAVCVARMMSCVLPYYPKIP, encoded by the coding sequence ATGGGAAAGGCGAGGGAAGTGGTAGTGGTTTGTTTTGAGTTTGGCCAAGAAAAGTTTAGGCTTCGTTTTATTAAAAGTGGGTGTCCGGAGGTCCGGAGAGGACCCTATCTCACATTCGAATGCGAACGTTGTAGCGAAGCAGTGAGCTATGATATAAACGTAAAGCCTTGTATAAGACCCGGTGAGAGGGACGATAATAGCGATTGCCCTGTGGCGGGGCCCCCTCGGGCCCCCCGGCCTGAGCCTATGGAATCATTGTTAGTTACCAATCAGAGAGTAACTTTAACAGAACTAATAGAAGAAGAATTATTGCTCAGCTTACCGATGAGCCCCAAGCACGAGCAATGTCATACCTTGGAGTTAGAGAGACAATGGCAGTACAAAAAAGTCGTAAAACTCGTTCAAGACGCGGTATGCGTCGCTCGCATGATGAGCTGTGTGCTCCCGTATTATCCAAAGATCCCGTGA
- a CDS encoding ACP S-malonyltransferase — MPIPFALVFPGQGSQHLGMLRELAQEQPLVRETFYEASSVLGYDLWALTQQGPQEKLNQTQFTQPALLVVDVAIFRCWEDLGGFRLKRWLVIV, encoded by the coding sequence ATGCCTATACCATTTGCTTTAGTATTTCCAGGTCAAGGATCTCAACACCTGGGGATGCTCCGAGAATTAGCTCAAGAGCAACCTTTAGTTAGAGAAACCTTTTACGAAGCATCTTCTGTTCTGGGATATGATTTATGGGCGCTAACCCAACAGGGTCCTCAAGAAAAACTGAACCAAACTCAATTTACCCAACCCGCTCTGTTGGTAGTCGATGTCGCTATTTTTCGGTGTTGGGAGGATTTAGGGGGTTTCCGCCTCAAGCGATGGCTGGTCATAGTTTAG
- a CDS encoding beta-ketoacyl-ACP synthase III, giving the protein MMYSRIRGVGSYIPEQVLSNEDLEKMVETSDEWIMKRVGVRERHIIATSPDNTTTMAVSASKRAIEMSGIDPSTIDMVIVGTATAEYYFPSTACLVQRHLNLRDDIPAFDLNAACAGFVYGLSVADQYICTGGAKTILVIGVDSLTKIVDWQDRSTCILFGDGAGAVILQADKEPGILKMILHANGNYADLITSKSPIWDRELNEFPLRMRGNEVFKVAVTKLGEIVDETVEKSGLKRSDIDWLIPHQANMRIIQATAKRLGLPLERVILTIKKHGNTSAASIPLAFDVAVRSGKIQRGETLLLEAFGAGLAWGAALLKY; this is encoded by the coding sequence ATGATGTATTCGCGTATTCGGGGAGTTGGTAGCTATATCCCGGAACAAGTCCTCAGCAACGAGGATTTGGAGAAAATGGTAGAAACTTCAGACGAATGGATAATGAAACGGGTAGGCGTGCGAGAGCGCCATATTATCGCTACGAGCCCTGATAACACTACCACGATGGCGGTCAGTGCTTCCAAACGTGCTATTGAAATGTCTGGGATTGACCCTTCCACTATTGATATGGTTATCGTGGGAACGGCTACGGCAGAATATTATTTTCCAAGTACGGCTTGTTTAGTCCAGCGCCATTTAAATTTAAGAGATGATATTCCTGCTTTTGATTTAAATGCGGCGTGTGCAGGATTTGTATATGGATTAAGCGTTGCAGATCAGTATATTTGCACGGGCGGTGCTAAAACCATTTTGGTCATTGGAGTGGATTCGCTAACAAAAATAGTCGATTGGCAAGACCGAAGTACCTGCATTTTATTTGGGGATGGAGCTGGAGCGGTAATTTTGCAAGCCGATAAAGAACCGGGAATCCTAAAAATGATTCTCCACGCTAATGGCAACTACGCAGACTTAATTACTTCTAAAAGTCCTATATGGGATCGCGAATTAAATGAGTTTCCTTTGCGAATGCGGGGTAATGAGGTGTTTAAAGTGGCTGTGACGAAATTAGGAGAAATTGTTGATGAGACTGTGGAAAAGAGCGGCCTTAAAAGATCAGATATTGATTGGTTGATACCTCATCAGGCAAATATGCGGATTATTCAAGCCACAGCTAAACGCCTTGGCTTACCTCTGGAGCGGGTTATTTTAACTATTAAAAAACATGGGAATACCTCTGCTGCTTCTATTCCTTTAGCCTTCGACGTTGCTGTTCGATCCGGCAAAATTCAGCGTGGTGAAACCTTATTGTTAGAAGCCTTTGGAGCAGGATTGGCATGGGGTGCTGCTCTATTAAAGTATTAA
- a CDS encoding phospholipase A, with translation MSPIHNSPIDNFTLSLSFSQNELRTTAFLSNHFSHNSLALRINHQSNGQGDKLEKSWNRLFRLYGYRVSLDGGYKTLAFNF, from the coding sequence ATGTCTCCTATACACAACTCTCCTATTGACAATTTTACCCTAAGTCTCAGTTTTTCCCAAAACGAATTACGAACTACAGCTTTTTTAAGCAATCATTTTTCTCATAACAGTTTAGCTCTTCGAATTAATCATCAATCCAATGGTCAGGGAGACAAATTAGAAAAAAGCTGGAATCGTCTTTTTAGACTTTATGGCTACAGGGTCTCATTGGATGGTGGATATAAAACCCTAGCTTTTAATTTTTAA
- a CDS encoding ACP S-malonyltransferase, which translates to MAGHSLGEYAALVCAKAVRFADAVQLVESRGRYMQEAVPPGEGAMGAIIGLSESQIEAICEKSAQSAVVRPANLNSPAQTVISGDALAVERALALAKTEGAKIAKRIPVSVPSHSPLMQPAAQRLARDLAGVTMISPTIPVIHNIDVTEHQGAEAIRTALVKQLVDPVRWVETIQKMVKRGIKFFGECGPDNKLAGLNKRIERRSETFPLTTTELILAALERMK; encoded by the coding sequence ATGGCTGGTCATAGTTTAGGGGAATACGCAGCCTTGGTTTGCGCGAAAGCAGTGAGATTTGCAGATGCTGTTCAATTAGTAGAAAGCCGAGGTCGCTACATGCAAGAGGCGGTGCCACCAGGTGAAGGAGCAATGGGAGCGATTATTGGTTTAAGTGAATCGCAGATCGAAGCGATATGCGAAAAATCGGCCCAGAGCGCGGTTGTGAGGCCTGCCAATTTAAATTCTCCTGCTCAAACGGTAATATCTGGAGATGCATTGGCTGTGGAACGTGCTCTTGCGTTGGCTAAAACTGAGGGCGCTAAAATTGCTAAACGCATTCCCGTCAGTGTGCCTTCTCACTCCCCTTTGATGCAGCCGGCGGCTCAACGTCTTGCGCGGGATTTAGCCGGGGTAACCATGATTTCGCCTACGATTCCTGTGATCCACAATATAGATGTCACTGAGCATCAGGGGGCCGAGGCAATTCGCACTGCGTTGGTGAAGCAACTCGTAGATCCTGTGCGATGGGTAGAAACTATCCAAAAAATGGTAAAGCGTGGAATAAAATTCTTTGGAGAGTGCGGTCCGGATAATAAATTAGCAGGTTTGAATAAGCGCATCGAACGCCGAAGTGAAACATTCCCACTGACAACGACAGAGTTAATTTTAGCTGCCTTAGAGCGGATGAAGTAA
- the rpmF gene encoding 50S ribosomal protein L32: MRRSHDELCAPVLSKDPVTGETHLWHHISPEGYYKGREVITSEESYEDEE; this comes from the coding sequence ATGCGTCGCTCGCATGATGAGCTGTGTGCTCCCGTATTATCCAAAGATCCCGTGACGGGGGAAACGCATTTGTGGCATCATATTAGTCCAGAAGGATATTATAAAGGCCGTGAAGTTATTACTTCAGAAGAGTCTTACGAAGACGAAGAGTAA